One Phaseolus vulgaris cultivar G19833 chromosome 2, P. vulgaris v2.0, whole genome shotgun sequence DNA window includes the following coding sequences:
- the LOC137809721 gene encoding isoflavone 2'-hydroxylase-like: MEIPFLSILSYSLLYVILFLLFQLLLQARNFQNLPPGPPSLPIIGNLHHLKRPLHRHFKALSDNYGHVISLWFGSRLVVVVSSHSLFQHCFTKNDIALANRPRFLSGKYIFYNYTTLGSSPYGHHWRNLRRITALELLSTQRINTFAAIRRDETHRLIRKLAEGASSDFAEVELTSKFYDMTFNNIMRMISGKRYYGDDCDMADVEEARQFRAMVSELLKLSGANNKNDFMPLLRLFDFENLEKRLKKISSKTDTFLNGLLEEHRSKKQRANTMVDHLLSLQESQPEYYTDQIIKGLALGMLIAGTDSSAVTLEWALSCVVNHPEVMKRARDELETHVGEERLLDESDLSKLPYLKNIIFETLRLYTPAPLLLPHSSSEECNIGGFKVPRDSIVLINAWSIHRDPEVWSEATSFKPERFENEGELEKLIAFGLGRRACPGGALAMRALCLTLGLLIQCFDWKVVGDKELDMREENGFTLSRLIPLKLMFKVRPLINKLLD, from the exons ATGGAGATCCCTTTCCTTTCCATCTTATCTTACTCTCTTCTCTATGTCATTCTCTTTCTCCTTTTCCAGCTTCTCCTCCAAGCCAGAAACTTCCAGAATCTTCCACCTGGTCCACCCTCTCTCCCCATAATCGGCAATCTCCACCACCTCAAACGCCCCCTCCACCGCCATTTCAAAGCCCTCTCCGACAACTACGGCCACGTCATCTCCCTCTGGTTCGGATCACGCCTCGTCGTCGTCGTCTCCTCCCACTCCCTTTTCCAACACTGCTTCACCAAAAACGACATCGCCCTCGCCAACCGCCCCCGCTTCCTCTCCGGCAAATACATCTTCTACAACTACACCACCCTTGGCTCCTCCCCCTACGGCCACCACTGGCGCAACCTCCGCCGCATCACCGCCCTCGAACTCCTCTCCACCCAGCGCATCAACACCTTCGCCGCTATTCGAAGGGACGAAACGCACAGACTCATTCGGAAGCTCGCCGAGGGCGCGTCCAGCGACTTCGCCGAAGTGGAACTCACTTCCAAGTTCTACGACATGACGTTCAACAACATAATGAGGATGATCTCGGGAAAGAGGTACTACGGCGATGACTGCGACATGGCCGATGTGGAAGAGGCGCGGCAGTTCAGGGCCATGGTTTCGGAGCTTCTGAAGCTGTCCGGCGCGAATAACAAGAACGATTTCATGCCCTTACTGAGGCTgtttgattttgaaaaccttgagaagaggcTTAAGAAGATTAGTTCCAAAACAGACACCTTCTTGAATGGACTCCTGGAAGAACACCGGAGCAAGAAGCAGCGTGCAAATACCATGGTGGATCATCTCCTCAGTTTGCAGGAATCGCAACCTGAATACTACACTGACCAAATCATCAAAGGCCTTGCTTTG GGCATGCTCATTGCTGGAACTGATTCATCAGCAGTAACATTAGAGTGGGCATTATCATGTGTGGTGAACCATCCAGAGGTGATGAAGAGAGCAAGGGATGAATTGGAAACACATGTGGGAGAAGAGCGGTTGTTGGATGAGTCTGACTTATCAAAATTACCTTACCTTAAGAACATTATCTTTGAGACACTTCGGTTGTATACTCCTGCGCCATTGTTGCTGCCACACTCATCTTCTGAAGAGTGCAATATTGGGGGATTCAAAGTTCCACGAGACTCTATAGTGCTGATAAATGCTTGGTCCATTCACAGGGACCCTGAAGTGTGGAGTGAAGCCACAAGTTTCAAGCCTGAAAGATTTGAAAATGAAGGTGAGTTGGAGAAGCTAATTGCATTCGGGTTGGGAAGAAGGGCTTGTCCAGGAGGAGCTTTGGCCATGCGTGCACTCTGCTTGACTCTGGGATTATTGATTCAATGCTTTGATTGGAAAGTAGTTGGTGATAAAGAGCTTGATATGAGAGAAGAAAATGGATTCACTTTGTCCAGGTTAATCCCTTTAAAGCTCATGTTTAAAGTACGCCCACTCATCAATAAGCTTCTGGATTGA